One Sparus aurata chromosome 5, fSpaAur1.1, whole genome shotgun sequence genomic window carries:
- the prf1.5 gene encoding perforin 1.5, with the protein MQAARYQQSNLILFILALLVVMEVCRVQGCRTGSGSECEKAPFVPGHNLAGEGFDVVRMRRTGAYVINVKGHLVDNHTCTLCPNRFQQGQIQRLPAVVLDWRPFSRCSKQLSSALHHSVDSLLRSSNSLVNNNWGVGLSLENYGNAVLGGSRSELAKFARSQHSVDKATFAIHEISCTYYSYRLADHPQLSAEFTKHLKRLPQSINTSQNRALYRRLIDTYGTHYIHQVQLGGKVKRITAFRTCLATLKGFTESEVKTCLNAELRMALGFLPANASFSNKCDNLLKGNMSMGFYQGFMTHKIEVIGGERYFPDILYQEDPSEAYNSWMNSLHDNPDVVSYAIFPLHHLVEDSQISANLRSTVEEYIKDNQLKDDQFGSKNCSPTPNLDHNCCPLRAGRGTLRLVIQRAAGLKADTFTKTDAYVKIFYNGMYEETDTVMDNNDPVWNATFDFGSVELGQQLRFEVWDRDVLYNDIAGICVVFPERGSRSLSCQLSKGVLYFSYSIKCDAHLTGFRCGRYSPNAE; encoded by the exons ATGCAAGCTGCAAGATACCAACAGAGCAACCTCATCCTGTTTATATTGGCTTTACTGgtcgtgatggaggtctgcagGGTCCAGGGCTGTCGGACTGGCTCAGGCTCAGAGTGTGAGAAAGCCCCTTTTGTCCCGGGCCACAACCTGGCAGGGGAGGGTTTTGATGTGGTGCGAATGCGTCGGACAGGGGCGTATGTCATCAATGTCAAAGGTCATCTGGTTGACAACCACACCTGCACACTGTGTCCAAACCGCTTCCAACAAGGACAg ATTCAGAGGCTCCCAGCAGTAGTGCTCGACTGGCGCCCCTTCAGCCGCTGCAGTAAGCAGCTTTCCAGTGCCCTCCATCACTCCGTGGACTCCCTGCTGCGCAGCTCCAACTCCCTGGTTAACAACAACTGGGGTGTGGGTTTGAGTTTGGAGAATTATGGCAACGCGGTGCTGGGCGGAAGCCGCTCAGAGTTGGCAAAGTTTGCCCGTTCGCAGCACAGTGTGGACAAGGCCACTTTTGCCATCCATGAAATCAGCTGCACCTACTACAG ctACAGGCTGGCTGACCATCCACAGCTGAGTGCAGAGTTCACAAAGCATCTGAAGAGACTCCCACAGAGTATAAATACAAGCCAGAACAGAGCCCTGTATAGACGGCTGATAGACACCTATGGAACGCACTACATACACCAG GTCCAGCTTGGCGGTAAGGTGAAGCGAATCACTGCCTTCAGGACCTGCCTGGCCACACTCAAAGGCTTCACCGAGTCTGAAGTCAAAACCTGTCTGAACGCTGAACTCCGAATGGCTCTTGGTTTCCTCCCTGCCAATGCATCTTTCTCCAACAAGTGCGACAACCTCCTGAAGGGTAATATGAGCATGGGCTTTTACCAAGGCTTCATGACCCATAAGATTGAGGTTATCGGAGGGGAGAGGTACTTCCCAGACATCCTCTACCAGGAGGACCCGTCTGAGGCGTACAACAGCTGGATGAACAGCCTCCACGACAACCCTGATGTGGTTTCTTACGCCATCTTCCCTCTGCATCATCTGGTTGAGGACTCACAGATCAGTGCTAATCTGAGAAGCACTGTCGAGGAGTATATTAAAGACAACCAGCTGAAGGATGACCAGTTTGGGTCCAAGAACTGCTCCCCGACTCCCAACCTGGATCATAACTGCTGCCCTCTACGGGCTGGCAGAGGAACTCTCAGACTGGTAATCCAGAGAGCTGCAGGTCTGAAGGCAGACACCTTCACGAAAACAGACGCCTACGTGAAGATCTTCTACAACGGCATGTATGAGGAGACGGATACGGTGATGGACAACAATGACCCAGTGTGGAACGCAACTTTTGACTTTGGATCAGTGGAGCTGGGTCAGCAGTTGAGGTTTGAAGTGTGGGATAGGGATGTGCTCTACAATGATATAGCGGGTATATGTGTTGTCTTCCCTGAGCGAGGAAGTCGTTCTCTCAGCTGTCAGCTGAGCAAAGGTGTCCTCTACTTTTCCTACAGCATCAAATGTGATGCTCACTTGACGGGCTTCAGGTGTGGACGCTACTCCCCCAATGCAGAGTAG
- the smarcad1a gene encoding SWI/SNF-related matrix-associated actin-dependent regulator of chromatin subfamily A containing DEAD/H box 1A, which translates to MSRFNLDRFRFDKKAATTPNKDQDSGSKSPESEKENKPAQMKPVKAAPKSHTRGVVFEEVITIDLEEDKLSDAKLKISSNKTTKSPAARISNNVDLHDTDEDDDELENKMSRLLEMFPQMTRTQVLEVIGSTSTLEGAVAACILQFGDKDASEQGKKRKQDGSSSSQDSGVTQPSKKRRSSSVSGEEEDEGKEPSWEKQEAMVRRLQKKFPDQDKEELRMVLQEHDWNVEDALQVLQMFSDPDNTSFSSPETEDKKSSKSKSKDKSSQDHIELKRHKDHGDKNKRSDRKNRRKSSASEESADDTDATKDSEDSDSESDDSERSKKKSTSSNMSTWFTKRSNSVSSSLPVKKSNTSSSLKPSSSSSAAQMLSRFASGTSIAKKQAAESKQKARASNEHVSSEGETEDEEDTISSEFEDSDNELDTKGGMTDLKKGIIKFFQNASIDELSLIAGCSVKKAQKILELRPFDSWQSLVDVFHKDNGLSEDLLLGCRVVLKERKVVLGLMSKCETISSKMVKQVTEVMERGTGSMKQPRILNSQYQLKPYQLIGLKWLLLLHEHKLSGILADEMGLGKTIQAIAFLSQLYQNGIEGPHLITVPSSTLDNWVREFKLWSPSLKVLVYYGSIEDRRYLRHDILNKHVEFNVIVTTYNVAIGNDNDRSLFRKLRLKYAVFDEGHMLKNMNSLRYRHLMAINAEHRLLLTGTPLQNNLLELMSLLNFIMPSMFSSSTSQLSKMFSMKSHEEQSSFERERISQAKLIMKPFILRRVKSEVLKQLPAKEEKVESCSMSEKQQVLYKTLFQKLKATTNGEKRELCNVMMQLRKMANHPLLHRQYYTTEKLKSMSKLMLKEPTHFDADAALIQEDMEVMSDFELHRLCQQYSSIGTYQLETSLLLDSGKFHHLTELLASLKNKGDRVVLFSQFTMMLDIVEVLLRHLKHRYVRLDGSTPIADRIVLIDEFNTDPDIFVFLLSTRAGGLGINLTSANVVILHDIDCNPYNDKQAEDRCHRVGQTKTVQVIKLISKDSIEDCMLQLGQKKLKLEQDMTAAEQGDEGTIPEDMASLLKASLGL; encoded by the exons ATGAGCAGGTTCAATCTAGACCGTTTTCGTTTTGACAAGAAGGCAGCGACGACACCAAACAAAGACCAGGACAGCGGCTCAAAAAGTCCAGAATCCGAGAAGGAGAACAAGCCAG CTCAGATGAAACCCGTCAAAGCAGCACCAAAGTCCCACACCCGAGGAGTGGTTTTCGAGGAGGTCATCACTATTGACTTGGAGGAGGATAAGCTCTCGGACGCAAAGCTCAAAATATCATCAAACAAGACAACCAA GAGTCCTGCAGCGAGAATATCCAATAATGTGGACTTGCATGAtacagatgaagatgatgatgagttGGAGAACAAAATGAGTAGATTACTGGAGATGTTTCCTCAGATGACAAGAACGCAGGTGCTTGAG GTCATTGGGAGCACAAGCACATTGGAAGGGGCTGTAGCTGCATGTATTTTACAGTTTGGTGATAAAGATG CCTCCGAACAGGGCAAGAAGAGAAAGCAGGATGGATCCAGCAGTTCTCAGGACAGTGGTGTAACTCAACCCAGCAAGAAGAGGAGGTCATCATCG GTTTCtggtgaagaagaagatgagggcAAGGAACCGAGCTGGGAGAAGCAGGAAGCCATGGTCAGAAGACTGCAGAAAAAGTTTCCAGACCAGGACAAGGAG GAGCTGCGGATGGTGCTGCAAGAACACGACTGGAATGTTGAGGACGCTCTGCAGGTTCTACAAATGTTCTCAGACCCTG ATAATACCAGCTTCAGCTCACCTGAGACAGAAGATAAGAAATCCAGTAAATCGAAGAGCAAAGACAAATCAAGCCAGGACCACATAGAGCTGAAGCGCCACAAAGATCATGGAGACAAGAATAAAAGGAGTGATCGTAAGAACCGCAGAAAAAGTAGTGCATCAGAGGAGAGTGCAGATGATACAGACGCTACAAAGGACAGTGAGGACAGCGATTCGGAGTCGGACGACAGCGAACGTTCCAAAAAGAAAAGTACCTCATCTAATATGTCTACATGGTTTACCAAACGTTCTAATTCAGTATCTTCATCCTTACCTGTCAAGAAATCAAatacctcctcctccctgaagccgtcctcctcttcctctgctgctcagATGTTGTCCAGGTTTGCCAGTGGGACCAGTATAGCTAAAAAGCAGGCAGCAGAGAGCAAGCAGAAAGCGCGTGCTTCAAATGAACATGTTAGTTCTGAGGGGGAAactgaggatgaagaggacaCAATTAGCAGTGAGTTTGAGGACTCTGACAATGAGCTGGACACTAAAGGTGGCATGACGGACCTGAAGAAAGGGATCATCAAATTCTTCCAAAATGCATCAATAGATGAGCTGTCACTGATCGCCGGGTGCTCGGTTAAAAAGGCCCAGAAGATTTTGGAACTGAGACCCTTCGATAGCTGGCAAAGCCtg GTCGATGTTTTCCATAAGGATAACGGACTGTCGGAGGACTTGCTGCTGGGCTGCAGAGTCGTTCTCAAAGAGCGGAAGGTTGTCCTGGGGCTCATGTCGAAATGTGAGACCATTTCCTCTAAAATGGTCAAACAGGTCACTGAGGTGATGGAGAGGGGCACGGGGTCTATGAAACAGCCCCGCATACTCAACAGCCA GTACCAGCTAAAACCCTATCAGCTGATTGGTCTGAAGtggctgctgcttctgcatgAGCACAAACTGAGTGGTATCCTGGCTGATGAAATG GGTTTGGGGAAAACCATCCAGGCTATAGCGTTTCTATCCCAGCTTTACCAGAATGGCATAGAAGGTCCTCATCTCATTACTGTGCCATCCTCCACACTGG ATAACTGGGTCAGAGAGTTCAAGCTGTGGTCTCCAAGCCTCAAGGTTCTTGTCTATTACG GATCAATAGAAGACCGCCGCTACCTCAGACACGACATCCTCAATAAGCATGTTGAGTTCAACGTCATTGTGACCAC GTATAACGTGGCCATAGGCAACGATAACGATCGCAGCCTGTTCCGTAAGTTGCGTCTGAAGTATGCCGTGTTTGATGAAGGTCACATGCTGAAGAACATGAACTCTCTGCGCTACCGCCACCTCATGGCTATTAAC GCGGAGCATCGCCTGCTGCTGACAGGAACTCCTTTACAGAACAACCTCTTAGAACTGATGTCTCTCCTGAACTTCATCATGCCATCTATGTTCTCCAGCTCTACTTCACAGCTCTCCAAAATGTTTTCtatg AAATCCCATGAGGAGCAGAGCAGCTTTGAGAGGGAGCGTATTTCTCAGGCAAAACTCATCATGAAGCCTTTTATCCTCCGAAGAGTCAAGAGCGAG GTCCTCAAGCAACTACCAGCCAAGGAGGAGAAGGTAGAGTCTTGCTCAATGAGTGAGAAACAGCAGGTTCTCTATAAGACCCTCTTTCAAAAGCTCAAGGCTACCACCAATGGCGAGA AGCGCGAGTTGTGCAATGTGATGATGCAGTTGAGGAAGATGGCCAACCACCCTCTGCTTCATCGACAGTACTACACCACAGAAAAGCTCAAATCCATGAGCAAACTCATGCTCAAG GAGCCGACTCACTTTGATGCAGACGCTGCTCTGATCCAGGAGGACATGGAAGTGATGTCAGACTTTGAGCTGCATCGTTTATGCCAGCAGTACTCCTCCATCGGCACCTACCAGCTTGAAACCAGTCTCCTGCTTGACTCTGGGAAATTTCACcacctcacagagctgctggcctcacttaaaaacaaa GGAGACCGAGTGGTATTATTCAGTCAGTTCACCATGATGCTGGACATTGTGGAAGTGCTGCTGAGACATCTTAAGCATCGTTACGTCAGACTGGATGGATCCACTCCCATAGCTGACAG GATTGTGTTGATCGATGAGTTCAACACGGATCCTGACATATTCGTGTTCCTGCTGTCAACGCGTGCTGGTGGCTTGGGCATCAACCTCACCTCAGCTAATGTCGTCATTCTGCATGACATCGACTGCAATCCTTACAATGACAAACAGGCAGAGGACAGATGTCATCGTGTAGGCCAGACTAA GACTGTACAGGTGATTAAGCTGATCAGTAAGGACAGCATAGAGGACTGTATGCTGCAGCTGGGCCAGAAGAAACTAAAGCTGGAGCAGGATATGACCGCTGCTGAGCAGG GTGATGAGGGGACCATACCTGAAGATATGGCATCTTTGCTCAAAGCCTCACTGGGACTgtga